One Sphaerisporangium krabiense DNA segment encodes these proteins:
- a CDS encoding NACHT domain-containing protein: MTTPRNPFSAHGTSSMEEHVMDSALLAWTSTTPTAGLPAARRLARLVDRYLSDAGRRGSAVFLHGDHGSGKTHAVRYALSRHLADGNGAIRLYAKAETVDLLSVYQRLMSQLSRPLLRELTVRFRGVLAVDRAKGTPEESVLIDAARRDPEQVPALYREMLVEPGAVLEAQADHLARVADDGADFERALDALLDPNLEQAAYDWLVGRDIALATASRLGVEGPILDSARCRFGLQLLAAMCSVVGRPLIIVIDQCERLILRHGGRPHTANLGLLHSLVERVPAERGMLILIGSESAWDALPPDLAQRFGPFVLATSALTLAEAEKLLGVYFAAAPGVPRLDREAIAHLLQVSGGNHRRLLQLCWEMYNRTGATGGPELTPATRDSAGPAVEAELRGAGLEYTRQEGRDGIVEYTVAGRAGSGFLVKVVEALFDAPSARAALGPDAPPAHTIVVVLNYASPEAVGALDAVVDAVVVFRGPEDRARLARALPRAVPTADEAKPRRTRRLGFLSGATVGLVASLGVGALANFMSSSSSAIARLGIIVGLLAAALGAEQALLWVGRYRRTRRYFTRLRASLSYVENYGLITQGEFALESSQVFVDVRLRRLAGPLDPEVAATDAPATHEVSLRDLVVRRRSGVIVVLGGPGSGKTTLLRQIVLDLIRPRVSGLPRGRLPMLLSLRDQAPMILRHDAPSLPALMASAGDLDRELCERHLSRDRAVLLFDGLDEVAEEEDRRRLVDWISGQVARYPGNLFVLTSRPAGYASNPLPSAEVVGTRPWDADEMSAFLRRWYRAVEIRAHDRSGREVLARADAAADGLITRLLAAPSLATLAASPLLLTMIANVHRYRAALPGSRAALYAEMCALLLYRRQEGKNLGDPTGLRGSQKEQVIQSLALHMMRERLASVSAGVAAAVIRRPLDRVSGAEIGAEDFLREMGRAGLLLEPAPDVYTFAHFTLQEYLAAAAIRQDPALVHLLLDGVDDPWWRETTLIWAASGDATPVIERCMAVATVPALSLAFACADEASQVEPAVRTRLGELLTSEVSDDPERRRLLSAVLVDRELGERIRLDEGTVLCLRPVSRRLYRRFVDEHTRQGRHFADPEPGGGAATGMWSTDAQRFVGWVNALSDASPRFRLPTRREVSSVVDSVIAQLVGNATIWMTYDVNRPALWGARGTPWPYGPGPDLGATLGDLLLPHLRPLWEGTSHLSPTPLDAALRTVIAAWTAETPGTATPASFGEFAESRLREALGRERPAEDPVAVLETLDAPGEPAVASALKLIRPVLDRSVPFSEERVALAVADLLPLSLSVPSRTPAARDLARVIVALVTLVQRHRGGFQPNEVLLLAVSEAADGQR; the protein is encoded by the coding sequence ATGACCACGCCGCGGAATCCCTTCTCGGCACACGGCACCTCCAGCATGGAAGAGCACGTCATGGACTCGGCGCTGCTGGCGTGGACGTCCACGACGCCGACCGCCGGTCTGCCCGCGGCGCGCCGGCTCGCGCGACTGGTGGACCGATATCTCTCCGACGCCGGACGGCGCGGCTCGGCGGTGTTCCTCCACGGGGACCACGGATCGGGCAAGACCCACGCCGTCCGATACGCCCTAAGCCGGCACCTGGCGGACGGCAACGGCGCCATCCGGTTGTACGCGAAGGCGGAGACCGTCGATCTCCTCTCGGTCTATCAGCGGCTGATGAGCCAGCTCAGCCGGCCGCTCCTGCGGGAGCTCACGGTGCGATTCCGCGGAGTGCTCGCCGTCGACAGGGCGAAAGGCACGCCGGAGGAATCCGTCCTGATCGACGCGGCGCGTCGTGATCCCGAACAGGTGCCCGCGCTCTATCGGGAGATGCTCGTCGAGCCGGGCGCGGTGCTGGAGGCCCAGGCCGACCACCTCGCCAGGGTCGCCGATGACGGCGCCGACTTCGAACGCGCGCTCGACGCCCTCCTCGACCCGAATCTCGAACAGGCCGCCTACGACTGGCTCGTCGGCCGTGACATCGCTCTGGCCACCGCCAGCAGGCTCGGCGTCGAAGGCCCGATCCTCGACAGCGCCCGCTGCCGCTTCGGGCTGCAACTCCTCGCCGCGATGTGCTCCGTCGTCGGCCGCCCTCTGATCATCGTGATCGACCAGTGCGAACGCCTGATCCTGCGCCACGGCGGCCGTCCGCACACCGCGAACCTCGGCCTGCTCCACTCCTTGGTCGAGCGTGTCCCCGCCGAGCGGGGAATGCTGATACTGATCGGCAGCGAGTCCGCCTGGGACGCCCTGCCCCCCGACCTGGCACAGCGCTTCGGGCCGTTCGTCCTCGCCACCTCCGCGCTCACTCTCGCCGAGGCGGAGAAACTCCTCGGCGTCTACTTCGCCGCCGCCCCCGGCGTCCCGCGCCTCGACCGCGAGGCGATCGCCCATCTGCTTCAGGTGAGCGGTGGCAACCATCGCCGCCTTCTGCAGCTCTGCTGGGAGATGTACAACCGGACCGGCGCGACCGGTGGGCCGGAGCTCACCCCGGCGACGAGGGACAGCGCCGGCCCGGCGGTCGAAGCCGAGCTGCGCGGCGCGGGACTGGAGTACACCCGCCAGGAAGGGCGGGACGGCATCGTCGAGTACACCGTGGCCGGGCGGGCCGGATCCGGCTTTCTCGTCAAGGTGGTGGAGGCGCTCTTCGACGCCCCGTCCGCGCGCGCGGCGCTGGGCCCCGACGCCCCTCCGGCGCACACCATCGTCGTGGTGCTCAACTATGCCAGTCCCGAAGCTGTAGGGGCCCTTGACGCCGTCGTCGACGCCGTCGTCGTCTTCCGGGGACCGGAGGACCGTGCCCGCCTGGCCCGGGCACTCCCCCGGGCCGTACCCACCGCGGACGAGGCGAAGCCGCGCAGGACCAGGCGGCTCGGTTTCCTGTCCGGTGCGACGGTGGGGCTCGTGGCGAGCCTGGGGGTCGGAGCGCTCGCGAATTTCATGAGCTCTTCTTCGAGCGCCATCGCCCGCCTCGGCATCATAGTCGGGTTGCTCGCGGCGGCCCTGGGGGCGGAACAGGCCCTCCTGTGGGTGGGACGGTACAGACGGACGCGGAGGTACTTCACTCGGCTTCGCGCCTCGCTCTCCTATGTGGAGAACTACGGACTGATCACGCAGGGTGAGTTCGCCCTCGAATCGAGCCAGGTGTTCGTGGACGTGCGCTTGCGCCGCCTCGCCGGGCCTCTCGATCCCGAGGTCGCCGCCACGGACGCGCCGGCGACGCACGAGGTGTCTCTGCGGGATCTGGTCGTCCGGCGGCGCAGTGGCGTCATCGTCGTGCTCGGGGGACCGGGAAGCGGCAAGACGACGCTGCTGCGGCAGATCGTCCTCGACCTGATCCGGCCCCGTGTGTCCGGTCTTCCCCGTGGTCGCCTACCGATGCTGCTCTCCTTGCGCGACCAGGCGCCGATGATCCTCCGGCACGACGCGCCGTCCCTGCCCGCTCTCATGGCGTCGGCCGGCGATCTGGACCGGGAGCTGTGCGAACGACACCTGTCCCGGGATCGCGCCGTCCTGCTGTTCGACGGGCTGGACGAGGTCGCGGAGGAGGAGGACCGCCGAAGGCTGGTCGACTGGATAAGTGGCCAGGTGGCCAGGTACCCCGGGAACCTGTTCGTCCTCACCTCGCGGCCGGCCGGATACGCGTCCAACCCGCTGCCGTCCGCCGAGGTCGTGGGGACGCGCCCCTGGGACGCCGACGAAATGTCGGCCTTCCTGCGCCGGTGGTACCGGGCCGTCGAGATCCGGGCGCACGACCGTTCCGGCCGCGAGGTGCTGGCCCGGGCCGACGCCGCCGCGGACGGCCTGATCACCCGGCTTCTGGCGGCGCCGTCCCTCGCCACCCTGGCCGCCTCTCCGCTGTTGCTGACGATGATCGCCAACGTCCATCGATACCGAGCGGCCCTGCCCGGGTCGCGGGCCGCCCTGTACGCCGAGATGTGCGCACTCCTGCTGTACCGACGGCAGGAGGGTAAGAACCTGGGCGATCCGACGGGTCTCCGGGGTTCGCAGAAGGAGCAGGTCATCCAGAGCCTGGCTCTGCACATGATGCGGGAACGTCTCGCCTCGGTGTCCGCCGGGGTCGCGGCGGCGGTGATCCGCCGGCCGCTGGACAGGGTCTCGGGCGCGGAGATCGGCGCGGAGGACTTCCTCAGGGAGATGGGAAGAGCGGGACTGCTCCTCGAACCGGCGCCGGACGTCTACACCTTCGCCCACTTCACCCTGCAGGAGTATCTGGCCGCGGCCGCGATCCGCCAGGATCCGGCACTCGTTCATCTGCTCCTCGACGGGGTGGACGATCCCTGGTGGCGGGAGACCACGCTCATCTGGGCCGCGAGCGGGGACGCCACACCCGTCATCGAGAGATGCATGGCGGTGGCCACGGTCCCCGCCCTGAGCCTGGCGTTCGCCTGCGCGGACGAGGCGTCGCAGGTGGAGCCGGCCGTGCGGACGCGGCTCGGCGAGCTGCTCACGAGCGAGGTCTCCGATGACCCGGAGCGGCGGCGTCTGCTGAGCGCCGTCCTCGTCGACCGTGAGCTCGGCGAGCGGATCCGGCTAGACGAGGGAACCGTCCTGTGCTTACGGCCGGTGAGCCGGCGCCTGTACCGCAGGTTCGTGGACGAGCACACGCGACAGGGCAGGCACTTCGCCGATCCCGAGCCCGGTGGCGGAGCCGCCACCGGCATGTGGAGCACCGATGCCCAGCGATTCGTCGGATGGGTGAACGCGCTGTCGGACGCCTCACCGCGGTTCCGCCTGCCGACCCGGCGCGAGGTCTCCTCGGTCGTCGACTCCGTCATCGCGCAGTTGGTTGGAAATGCGACGATCTGGATGACCTACGACGTCAACCGTCCCGCACTGTGGGGCGCCAGGGGAACGCCATGGCCGTACGGGCCCGGCCCTGACCTCGGCGCGACGCTCGGCGACCTCTTGCTGCCGCACCTGAGGCCCCTTTGGGAGGGAACCTCGCATCTCTCCCCCACGCCCCTGGACGCGGCGCTCCGGACGGTGATCGCGGCCTGGACCGCCGAGACGCCGGGCACGGCGACGCCCGCGTCCTTCGGGGAATTCGCCGAGTCCCGCCTGCGCGAGGCGCTCGGCCGCGAGCGACCGGCCGAAGACCCCGTCGCGGTGCTCGAAACCCTCGACGCCCCTGGCGAGCCGGCGGTCGCGTCCGCGCTGAAGCTGATCCGGCCCGTGCTGGACCGGTCGGTTCCTTTCAGCGAGGAACGCGTCGCGCTCGCCGTGGCGGACCTGCTGCCGCTGTCACTGTCGGTCCCCTCGCGTACTCCGGCCGCGCGCGACCTGGCGCGAGTGATCGTCGCGCTCGTGACGCTGGTCCAGCGGCACAGAGGGGGATTTCAGCCGAACGAAGTACTCCTGCTGGCGGTCTCCGAAGCGGCGGACGGCCAGAGGTGA
- a CDS encoding FAD-dependent monooxygenase, translating to MTSVLISGASVAGPALAYLLRRHGFAVTVVERAPAPRAGGQAIDVRGAALTVADRMGILADVRRHRTHMKGMSMLDGDGNELWRSTEMALSSGRLGGDDVELLREDLSRLIHDRTRDDVEYVYGDSIATLDQDGHGVRVTFERSAPRAFDLVVGADGLHSTVRRLAFGPEREFVRHLGMYVSIFSMDNYLGLEDWQTWFNDGPVGGAVYPVRGNTELRVNLGFESPEPIEYDHRDVEAQKRLVADRCAHARWEVPRLLKAMWDAPDFYFDSMAQVHMDRWSSGRVTLLGDAGYCASPLSGQGTSLALIGAYVLAAELARSDHETAFAAYESRMRPFAALNQSLIEENRKHMEENPTGESPMDRVKNAIELP from the coding sequence ATGACTTCAGTGCTGATCTCCGGCGCCAGCGTCGCCGGCCCCGCCCTCGCCTACCTGCTCCGCCGGCACGGCTTCGCCGTCACCGTGGTCGAGCGCGCCCCCGCCCCGCGTGCCGGCGGCCAGGCGATCGACGTGCGCGGCGCCGCGCTCACGGTCGCCGACCGCATGGGGATCCTCGCCGACGTGCGGCGCCACCGTACCCACATGAAGGGCATGTCCATGCTGGACGGCGACGGCAACGAGCTGTGGCGGTCCACCGAGATGGCGCTGTCCAGCGGCCGTCTCGGCGGCGACGACGTGGAGCTGCTCCGTGAGGACCTGAGCCGCCTCATCCACGACAGGACGCGCGACGACGTCGAGTACGTCTACGGCGACTCCATCGCCACGCTCGACCAGGACGGGCACGGCGTGCGCGTCACCTTCGAGCGGTCGGCGCCGCGCGCCTTCGACCTGGTCGTCGGCGCGGACGGCCTGCACTCGACCGTGCGCAGGCTCGCCTTCGGCCCCGAGCGAGAGTTCGTCCGCCACCTCGGGATGTACGTGTCGATCTTCTCGATGGACAACTACCTCGGCCTGGAGGACTGGCAGACCTGGTTCAACGACGGGCCGGTGGGCGGCGCCGTCTACCCGGTGCGCGGCAACACCGAGCTCCGCGTCAACCTGGGCTTCGAGTCCCCGGAGCCGATCGAGTACGACCACCGCGACGTCGAGGCGCAGAAGCGGCTCGTCGCCGACCGCTGCGCGCACGCCCGCTGGGAGGTGCCCCGGCTGCTGAAGGCGATGTGGGACGCCCCGGACTTCTACTTCGACTCGATGGCCCAGGTCCACATGGACCGCTGGTCGTCCGGCCGGGTGACGCTCCTCGGCGACGCGGGCTACTGCGCCTCCCCGCTGTCCGGCCAGGGAACGAGCCTGGCGCTGATCGGCGCCTACGTCCTGGCCGCCGAACTGGCAAGGTCCGACCACGAGACCGCCTTCGCCGCCTACGAGTCCCGCATGCGCCCCTTCGCCGCCCTCAACCAGTCCCTCATCGAGGAGAACCGCAAGCACATGGAGGAGAACCCCACCGGAGAGAGCCCGATGGACCGCGTCAAGAACGCGATCGAACTCCCCTGA
- a CDS encoding GntR family transcriptional regulator, whose product MDHPYLRIAAELRRRIRTGELVPGDRAPSTRALARDFGVAAATAVRALAVLKDEGLLEARPRSGTVVAATLSRPRRRGGVAELTRERIVREGIATADAEGLGAVTIRAVAARLGVAATAIYRHVRGRDELVRTMADLAYSEERYTAVPLGRRERLETVARTLWRTYRRHPWLPHLAPLSRPLPLPGLLQHGEQMLRALDGLGLAPSDMLSIEVLIYGYVQGFAVHLERETQAMAATGLSGDQWMGTQERAMNALIASGRAPLFTGLMRGLDAKGYDFDLDTLFEFGLRVLLDGLAIGGDTEDALGHDGPRPADVPPAPEVPSSVRPRASAPRRPPSA is encoded by the coding sequence GTGGACCATCCCTACCTGCGCATCGCGGCCGAGCTCCGGCGGCGCATCAGGACCGGCGAGCTCGTGCCCGGCGACCGGGCGCCCTCCACCCGCGCGCTCGCCCGCGACTTCGGGGTCGCGGCGGCCACCGCGGTGCGGGCGCTCGCCGTGCTCAAGGACGAGGGCCTGCTGGAGGCGCGGCCGAGGTCGGGCACCGTGGTGGCGGCCACGCTGAGCAGGCCGCGGCGGCGCGGCGGGGTGGCGGAGCTGACCCGGGAACGGATCGTACGCGAGGGGATCGCGACCGCGGACGCCGAAGGGCTCGGCGCGGTGACCATCCGCGCGGTCGCCGCCCGGCTCGGCGTGGCCGCCACGGCCATCTACCGGCACGTGCGGGGCAGGGACGAGCTGGTCAGGACGATGGCGGACCTGGCCTACAGCGAGGAACGCTACACGGCCGTCCCGCTCGGCAGGCGCGAGCGGCTGGAGACGGTGGCGCGGACGCTGTGGCGCACCTACCGCCGGCATCCGTGGCTGCCCCATCTGGCCCCCCTCAGCCGGCCCCTGCCGCTGCCGGGCCTGCTCCAGCACGGCGAGCAGATGCTGCGCGCGCTCGACGGCCTCGGCCTGGCCCCCTCGGACATGCTGTCCATCGAGGTGCTGATCTACGGGTACGTGCAGGGGTTCGCCGTCCACCTGGAGCGGGAGACCCAGGCGATGGCCGCCACCGGGCTGTCCGGGGACCAGTGGATGGGCACCCAGGAGAGGGCGATGAACGCCCTCATCGCCTCCGGCCGGGCCCCCTTGTTCACCGGCCTCATGAGAGGTCTCGACGCGAAAGGCTACGACTTCGACCTCGACACGCTCTTCGAGTTCGGCCTCCGGGTGCTTCTCGACGGCCTGGCCATCGGGGGCGACACCGAGGACGCCCTGGGGCACGACGGGCCGAGACCCGCGGACGTGCCGCCGGCGCCCGAGGTCCCGTCCTCGGTCAGGCCACGCGCCAGCGCTCCGCGTCGGCCTCCTTCAGCGTGA
- a CDS encoding enolase C-terminal domain-like protein, translating to MAIELTARAYRIPTDGPEADGTLAWSSTTIVIVHASDGRAAGLGWTYGPAATAAVVAELLAPAVGALDPDDVPGAWTAMARQVRNAGRPGIAGMALSAADCALWDLKARRHGLPLAGLLGTARPAVPVYGSGGFTTYDEERLHHQLAHWAQEQGIPRVKIKIAQSWGRAPGRDLRRMADARRTIGDRAELFVDANGGYTRKQAVRVMRRAADLDVRWFEEPVSSDDLQGLGVVRDAVDADVAAGEYGYDLAYFGRMAPFVDCQQIDVTRCGGISEFLRAAAVAAAHGLDVSGHCAPHQHLAVTAAVPNLRHLEWFHDHVRVEGMLFDGTRSPEGGEVRVPSGEPGNGLTLKEADAERWRVA from the coding sequence ATGGCGATCGAGCTGACCGCGCGCGCGTACCGGATCCCCACGGACGGCCCCGAGGCGGACGGCACCCTCGCCTGGTCGAGCACGACCATCGTGATCGTCCACGCCTCCGACGGCCGGGCCGCCGGCCTCGGCTGGACGTACGGACCCGCCGCGACGGCCGCGGTCGTGGCCGAGCTGCTGGCGCCGGCGGTCGGCGCCCTGGACCCCGACGACGTTCCCGGCGCGTGGACGGCGATGGCACGGCAGGTGCGCAACGCCGGCCGTCCCGGCATCGCGGGGATGGCGCTTTCCGCGGCCGACTGCGCCCTGTGGGACCTCAAGGCGCGCCGCCACGGCCTGCCGCTGGCGGGCCTGCTCGGCACGGCGCGCCCCGCCGTGCCCGTCTACGGCAGCGGCGGGTTCACGACCTACGACGAGGAGCGGCTGCACCACCAGCTGGCGCACTGGGCCCAGGAGCAGGGCATCCCCCGCGTGAAGATCAAGATCGCGCAGTCGTGGGGCCGGGCGCCGGGACGTGACCTGCGGCGGATGGCCGACGCCCGCAGGACCATCGGCGACCGGGCCGAGCTGTTCGTGGACGCCAACGGCGGCTACACGCGCAAGCAGGCCGTCCGCGTGATGAGACGCGCCGCCGACCTGGACGTCCGGTGGTTCGAGGAACCGGTCTCCTCCGACGACCTCCAGGGCCTCGGCGTGGTCCGCGACGCGGTGGACGCCGACGTGGCCGCCGGGGAGTACGGCTACGACCTCGCCTACTTCGGGCGCATGGCCCCGTTCGTGGACTGCCAGCAGATCGACGTGACCCGCTGCGGCGGGATCAGCGAGTTCCTGCGCGCCGCCGCAGTGGCCGCCGCCCACGGCCTGGACGTGTCGGGCCACTGCGCCCCGCACCAGCACCTCGCCGTCACCGCCGCCGTCCCGAACCTGCGCCACCTGGAATGGTTCCACGATCACGTGCGCGTGGAGGGCATGCTGTTCGACGGGACCCGCTCGCCGGAGGGCGGCGAGGTGCGCGTCCCGTCCGGCGAGCCCGGCAACGGGCTCACGCTGAAGGAGGCCGACGCGGAGCGCTGGCGCGTGGCCTGA
- a CDS encoding FAD-binding and (Fe-S)-binding domain-containing protein, producing the protein MSAVTERAPGLTGRRPAPAAPVDVAALRRDLEAAVHGEVRFDATMRGAYSTDASNYRQIPLGVVCPRTVEAAVAAVTVCRAHGAPLLSRGGGTSLAGECANTAVVLDWSKHCHRLLDVDPDNRTCLVEPGIVLDTLNARLGRYGLEFGPRPATHDHCTIGGMIGNNSCGSTAQRTGKVVDNLVEMEVLLYDGTRMWVGETGEEEYAAIQRQGGRRAEIYARLRELRDAHLEQIRTRYPDIPRRVSGYNLDSLLPERRFNVGRALVGSEGTLVVVLRARLMLVPVVKARTMIYIAYPDIAAAADAVPAILPHKPIALEGIDDKLINFERMKHLNPEAVSKLPPGGAWLLVQMGGEDKDDADRAADAMLGDLGKSRDGSGVGYFDDERLEEEMWLIRESGLGATARVPGLADTWPGWEDSAVAPDRLGDYLRDLRAIYERYGYQQASLYGHFGQGCVHTRIPFEMTTAAGVARFRSFMEEAADLVVSYGGSLSGEHGDGQARGELLPKMFGEELVHAFGRLKTIFDPGDRMNPGKVVKPYPLDGFLRLGVDYNHGDVATHFKYPDDEGSFGRAVLRCVGVGKCRREHGGVMCPSYMVTRAEEHSTRGRARLLFEMLDGSARGGAVTEGWRSEAVHEALDLCLACKGCKSDCPVNVDMATYKAEFLSHHFAGRLRPRAHYSMGWLPVWAALAARAPRLVNVLAHAPILGRLGKAAAGVDRRREPPLFAPRTFQDRFARRRPGGDGTRGEVLLWPDTFSNHFHTDVADAAVEVMESAGWRVRVPRRALCCGLTWISTGQLVTAKRVLRRTLAELRPAIQAGLPVVVLEPSCAAVLRGDAPELFPDDEDVQRLSRQTVTLAELLHDHTPGWRPPRVPRSALVQVHCHQHAILQHGADEALLRAAGVDAHVLDSGCCGLAGNFGFERGHYEVSEACAERVLLPAVRDADPSAVILADGFSCRTQLEQSDANGRTAVHLAQLLRAGLRGDQGGSPRPEETFAARPRRPSVAARALASAGAAAAIAAGLALGVRRVLRG; encoded by the coding sequence ATGAGCGCCGTCACCGAGCGCGCTCCGGGCCTGACCGGACGCCGTCCCGCGCCCGCGGCCCCGGTCGACGTGGCGGCGCTGCGGCGCGACCTGGAGGCCGCCGTACACGGCGAGGTGCGGTTCGACGCCACCATGCGCGGCGCCTACTCCACCGACGCGTCCAACTACCGGCAGATCCCCCTCGGGGTGGTGTGCCCCCGCACCGTCGAGGCGGCCGTCGCGGCGGTGACGGTCTGCCGGGCGCACGGGGCCCCGCTGCTGTCCCGCGGCGGAGGGACCAGCCTGGCGGGGGAGTGCGCCAACACCGCGGTCGTGCTGGACTGGTCCAAGCACTGCCACCGGCTGCTGGACGTCGACCCCGATAACAGGACCTGCCTGGTCGAGCCCGGCATCGTCCTGGACACGCTCAACGCGCGGCTCGGCCGGTACGGGCTGGAGTTCGGCCCGAGGCCCGCCACGCACGACCACTGCACGATCGGCGGGATGATCGGCAACAACTCGTGCGGCTCCACGGCCCAGCGGACCGGCAAGGTCGTGGACAACCTCGTCGAGATGGAGGTGCTGCTCTACGACGGCACCCGCATGTGGGTCGGCGAGACCGGCGAGGAGGAGTACGCGGCGATCCAGCGGCAGGGGGGCCGCCGGGCGGAGATCTACGCGCGGCTGCGCGAGCTCCGCGACGCCCACCTGGAGCAGATCCGCACGCGCTATCCCGACATCCCGCGGCGCGTCTCCGGCTACAACCTCGACAGCCTCCTGCCGGAACGCCGCTTCAACGTCGGCCGGGCCCTGGTCGGCTCCGAGGGGACCCTCGTGGTCGTCCTGCGGGCCAGGCTCATGCTCGTGCCCGTCGTCAAGGCGCGCACGATGATCTACATCGCCTATCCCGACATCGCGGCGGCCGCGGACGCCGTCCCGGCGATCCTTCCTCACAAGCCCATCGCGCTGGAGGGCATCGACGACAAGCTCATCAACTTCGAGCGGATGAAGCACCTCAATCCCGAGGCCGTGTCCAAGCTCCCCCCGGGTGGCGCGTGGCTGCTCGTGCAGATGGGCGGCGAGGACAAGGACGACGCCGACCGGGCGGCCGACGCGATGCTGGGCGACCTCGGCAAGAGCCGTGACGGCTCCGGCGTCGGATACTTCGACGACGAACGGCTCGAAGAGGAGATGTGGCTCATCCGCGAGTCCGGGCTCGGCGCCACCGCGCGCGTCCCCGGGCTCGCCGACACCTGGCCCGGATGGGAGGACTCGGCCGTCGCGCCGGACCGGCTCGGCGACTACCTGCGCGACCTGCGGGCGATCTACGAGCGGTACGGCTACCAGCAGGCGTCGTTGTACGGGCACTTCGGGCAGGGCTGCGTGCACACCCGCATCCCGTTCGAGATGACCACCGCCGCCGGCGTGGCCAGGTTCCGCTCGTTCATGGAGGAGGCCGCCGACCTCGTCGTCTCCTACGGCGGTTCGCTCTCCGGGGAGCACGGCGACGGGCAGGCGCGCGGCGAGCTGCTGCCCAAGATGTTCGGCGAGGAACTGGTCCACGCCTTCGGGCGACTCAAGACGATCTTCGACCCCGGCGACCGGATGAACCCGGGCAAGGTCGTGAAGCCCTACCCTCTGGACGGCTTCCTGCGCCTGGGCGTCGACTACAACCACGGCGACGTGGCGACCCACTTCAAGTACCCCGACGACGAGGGAAGCTTCGGGCGCGCGGTGCTGCGCTGCGTCGGGGTGGGGAAGTGCCGCCGCGAGCACGGCGGCGTCATGTGCCCCTCGTACATGGTCACCCGCGCGGAGGAGCACTCCACCCGCGGCCGGGCCCGGCTGCTGTTCGAGATGCTGGACGGGTCGGCGCGGGGCGGCGCGGTGACGGAGGGCTGGCGGTCCGAGGCCGTGCACGAGGCGCTCGACCTGTGCCTGGCCTGCAAGGGATGCAAGTCCGACTGCCCGGTGAACGTCGACATGGCCACCTACAAGGCCGAGTTCCTGTCCCACCACTTCGCGGGACGCCTGCGGCCCCGCGCCCACTACTCCATGGGATGGCTGCCCGTCTGGGCCGCCCTCGCCGCCCGTGCCCCGCGCCTGGTCAACGTCCTGGCCCACGCCCCGATCCTGGGCCGGCTCGGCAAGGCCGCCGCGGGCGTCGACCGGCGGCGCGAGCCGCCGCTGTTCGCGCCGCGGACCTTCCAGGACCGGTTCGCCCGCCGCCGGCCGGGAGGCGACGGGACGCGCGGCGAGGTGCTCCTGTGGCCGGACACCTTCAGCAACCACTTCCACACCGACGTCGCCGACGCCGCCGTCGAGGTCATGGAGTCGGCAGGGTGGCGCGTCCGGGTGCCGCGCCGTGCCCTCTGCTGCGGCCTGACGTGGATCTCCACCGGCCAGCTCGTCACCGCCAAGCGGGTGCTGCGCCGCACCCTCGCCGAGCTGAGGCCCGCCATCCAGGCCGGTCTTCCGGTGGTCGTGCTGGAGCCGAGCTGCGCGGCCGTCCTCAGGGGCGACGCGCCGGAGCTGTTCCCCGACGACGAGGACGTCCAGCGGCTGAGCCGGCAGACGGTGACCCTGGCCGAGCTCCTGCACGACCACACCCCGGGGTGGCGGCCTCCCCGGGTGCCCCGGTCGGCGCTCGTCCAGGTGCACTGCCACCAGCACGCGATCCTCCAGCACGGGGCCGACGAGGCGCTGCTGCGCGCGGCGGGCGTGGACGCCCACGTGCTCGACTCCGGGTGCTGCGGGCTGGCGGGGAACTTCGGGTTCGAGCGCGGGCACTACGAGGTGTCCGAGGCGTGCGCGGAGCGGGTCCTGCTGCCCGCGGTCCGGGACGCCGACCCGTCGGCCGTGATCCTCGCCGACGGGTTCAGCTGCCGGACCCAGCTCGAACAGAGCGACGCGAACGGCCGCACGGCCGTCCACCTCGCCCAGCTCCTGCGGGCCGGGCTGCGCGGCGACCAGGGCGGCTCGCCCCGCCCGGAAGAGACCTTCGCCGCACGGCCGAGGCGTCCGTCCGTGGCGGCGCGCGCCCTGGCGTCCGCGGGAGCGGCGGCGGCGATCGCCGCGGGGCTGGCGCTCGGGGTCAGGCGCGTCCTGCGGGGCTGA